The stretch of DNA ACCAATATTTTCGGCGTTGGTGTCGGCTATTACGCGCCTGACGCCCGGTTGCTGACCGGCCCAATTGAGCAAGCCACCTACCATCTCAGTCATATAACCCTGCCGCCGAAATGCGGGATAGGTGCCGTATCCAATTTCTACAGTGCCGGTTTCGTCGGGTTCGCCTTTGAATTTGGCGTCGGCCACAATCTGCCGTTTTTCGTTGTCGATTGCAATCCAGATGGTCTGATAAAACGGATCGAGGGCCGAGTCCTCCAGGCGGGGTATAACAAAATGCGTAATGATACTTAATAGTGGTTCGGCCACTTCCCGATGGCCCTTCAACAAACCCAGCGTCTGTTCCAGTCGATCATTATCGACAATGTGTAGCCGTAACTGTTCGAGCGACAGGGGCTGTACTCTCAGACGGGGCGTAGTAATCATTTTTCGATCACGTAACTCGGCGTACCAACCCTGGCATACAGCTTTGCTAAGCGGTGCGCGTGTTCGTCGTAAGCGCTCTCGAACAAATCAACGGCCCGTTCAGCACCGACCAAAACGCCCGCACTCAATACCTTTGGCGGGTGCCCGGCTTCGGTCAGCAGTCGGGCAACTTCGGCTTTGATGCTGTTTACAAGCACAGCCCCGCCCACAGTGCTGCCCGGTGCCACGGGTGTATCCAGCCCCGGCACAGTCAGCATGGCGTCGCCGATGGGCGCGCCCGTATCTAAAATCAAATCGGCAAAGTCGCTGAGTTTTTTGCCGTCGGCACGTTTGCTGGTGCTGGCTTCGGAGTGTTCTTTTGTGATGAGTGCCACCACTTTTACGCCCCGTTGCTGAAACAGTTCGGCCATTTCGATAGGCACTACGTTGCAGCCGCTCGACGAAATAACCAGTGCGGCATCCTGTTCACTCAGGTCGTAGTTACGCAGAATACGGTCGGCTAAACCCGGTACGTTTTCCAGAAACATAGCCTGCCGCTGCCCATTGGCCCCAACTACGAGGTTATGAAACGTAAGCGACAGTTCGACAATTGGATTGAAGCCGGGAAATGAACCGTAGCGCGGCCACATTTCTTCGACCATAATGCGGCTGTGCCCCGACCCGAACACGTGTACCATCCGACCCGCCAGAATGGTATCTGCAAACCACCGGGCTGTTTGTTGAATCTGCTCCGTTTGCGCTTCGACCGTGTCGAGTATAGCGCGGCATTTTTGAAGATATTCTTGAACCATTTCTGAACCAGGATTAGTCAGGATTTACAAGATTACTACAAGATTCTACACTTCGCTTATTCACGTATCTGAATCTTGTCTGGCAAGATGATAAATCTTGTTCAATCCTGATAATCCAGGCTAATCCTGGTTCAGATGATTCAGATGGATTAGATTTCGTTTTGAATGGCAAAGCTGGCGGCTCCGATGGCTCCGGCCATATCGCCAAAGTGAGCGATTTTAATAGGCGTGGCCCGGCCACCGGGTCGCCACTCGTGGAGATTCATGAATTCGGCCAGCGGCAGCATCAGGTCGTCTTCGGCCTGCGTAATGCCGCCCCCCAGCACAACCAAATCGGGCGAGAAA from Spirosoma montaniterrae encodes:
- a CDS encoding GNAT family N-acetyltransferase, which translates into the protein MITTPRLRVQPLSLEQLRLHIVDNDRLEQTLGLLKGHREVAEPLLSIITHFVIPRLEDSALDPFYQTIWIAIDNEKRQIVADAKFKGEPDETGTVEIGYGTYPAFRRQGYMTEMVGGLLNWAGQQPGVRRVIADTNAENIGSQRVLEKNGFRLFARIEEMLWWEYIVE
- a CDS encoding sugar isomerase domain-containing protein, with the protein product MVQEYLQKCRAILDTVEAQTEQIQQTARWFADTILAGRMVHVFGSGHSRIMVEEMWPRYGSFPGFNPIVELSLTFHNLVVGANGQRQAMFLENVPGLADRILRNYDLSEQDAALVISSSGCNVVPIEMAELFQQRGVKVVALITKEHSEASTSKRADGKKLSDFADLILDTGAPIGDAMLTVPGLDTPVAPGSTVGGAVLVNSIKAEVARLLTEAGHPPKVLSAGVLVGAERAVDLFESAYDEHAHRLAKLYARVGTPSYVIEK